One part of the Falco peregrinus isolate bFalPer1 chromosome 14, bFalPer1.pri, whole genome shotgun sequence genome encodes these proteins:
- the TSHZ3 gene encoding teashirt homolog 3, whose amino-acid sequence MPRRKQQAPRRAAAYVSDELKAAALVEEDVEPDENAVDGEPSAKYACPEKDFSKNCQSYQNSPAAEFSSHEMDSESHISETSDRMADFESSSIKNEEESKEVSIPLEDSTVSDSLEQMKAVYNNFLSNSYWSNLNLNLHQPISEKNNGSSSSSSSSSSSCGSGSFDWHQTAMAKTLQQVSQSRILPEPSLFSTVQLYRQSSKLYGSIFTGASKFRCKDCSAAYDTLVELTVHMNETGHYRDDNHETDNNNPKRWSKPRKRSLLEMEGKEDAQKVLKCMYCGHSFESLQDLSVHMIKTKHYQKVPLKEPVTPVAAKIIPATRKKPSLELELPSSPDSTGGTPKATISDTNDALQKNSNPYITPNNRYGHQNGASYAWHFEARKSQILKCMECGSSHDTLQELTAHMMVTGHFIKVTNSAMKKGKPIIEAPSTPTITSLVDEKVQSVPLAATTFTSPSNTPSSVSPKLNVEIKKEVDKERGIADEKMKDKEKSSEDEEKYDISSKYHYLTENDLEESPKGGLDILKSLENTVTSAINKAQNGTPSWGGYPSIHAAYQLPNMMKLSLGSSGKSTPLKPMFGSNELVSPTKNQPLVSPPSSQTSPVPKTNFHAMEELVKKVTEKVAKVEEKMKEPEGKLSPMKRATPSPCSSEVSEPLKMESSNDGGFKSQQNSPVPQRDGCKDSPTVEPVENGKEPIKSIVSSLSSSTAIITDHPPEQPFVNPLSALQSVMNIHLGKAAKPSLPALDPMSMLFKMSNSLAEKAAVATPPLQSKKTDHLDRYFYHVNNDQPIDLTKGKSDKSCSLGSALLSSTSTSSASSSSTVTTAKTSAVVSFMSNSPLRENALSDISDMLKNLTESHTSKSSTPSSISEKSDIDGTTIEEPEESTPAQKRKGRQSNWNPQHLLILQAQFAASLRQTSEGKYIMSDLSPQERMHISRFTGLSMTTISHWLANVKYQLRRTGGTKFLKNLDTGHPVFFCNDCASQIRTPSTYISHLESHLGFRLRDLSKLSSEQINNQIAQAKSPSEKLVTSSPEEDIGTSYQCKLCNRTFASKHAVKLHLSKTHGKSPEDHLLYVSELEKQ is encoded by the coding sequence CCTATGTTTCAGATGaactaaaagcagcagcactggtggaAGAAGATGTGGAACCTGATGAAAATGCAGTTGATGGGGAGCCTTCGGCAAAATATGCATGTCCAGAAAAAGACTTCAGTAAGAACTGCCAAAGCTACCAAAACTCTCCAGCAGCTGAATTTTCCAGCCATGAAATGGACAGTGAGTCACATATCAGTGAGACAAGTGACCGCATGGCAGACTTTGAGAGCAGCTCTattaaaaatgaggaagaaagcaaggaggTTTCGATACCGCTGGAAGACTCTACTGTATCTGATAGTTTAGAACAAATGAAAGCCGTATATAATAACTTCCTCTCCAATTCCTACTGGTCCAATCTCAATTTGAACCTTCACCAGCCGATTTCGGAAAAAAACAatggtagcagcagcagcagtagcagcagcagtagcagttGTGGAAGTGGCAGCTTTGACTGGCACCAGACTGCTATGGCTAAAACACTGCAGCAAGTTTCTCAGAGCAGAATTCTTCCTGAACCGAGTCTTTTTAGCACAGTTCAATTGTACAGACAAAGCAGTAAGCTTTATGGCTCTATATTTACTGGAGCCAGTAAATTCCGCTGTAAAGACTGCAGTGCTGCCTATGATACTTTAGTAGAATTAACAGTGCACATGAACGAAACAGGACATTATCGAGATGACAACCATGAAACTGATAACAATAACCCCAAAAGATGGTCGAAACCTCGTAAACGTTCTTTGCTTgaaatggaagggaaagaagatgCCCAGAAAGTATTAAAGTGTATGTACTGTGGTCATTCATTTGAATCTCTTCAAGATTTGAGTGTTCATAtgatcaaaacaaaacactaccAAAAAGTGCCTCTGAAGGAACCTGTTACACCTGTAGCAGCAAAAATTATCCCAGCTACTAGAAAGAAACCATCACTGGAGCTTGAACTTCCCAGTTCTCCAGACTCCACAGGTGGGACACCAAAAGCAACAATCTCGGATACCAACGATGCACTTCAAAAGAATTCTAATCCTTACATTACACCAAATAATCGCTACGGTCACCAGAATGGGGCCAGCTATGCCTGGCACTTTGAGGCAAGGAAATCTCAAATTCTGAAGTGCATGGAGTGCGGCAGTTCGCATGACACTCTGCAGGAGCTCACGGCTCACATGATGGTGACAGGACATTTTATTAAAGTCACTAACTCTGccatgaaaaaaggaaagcctATTATAGAAGCCCCATCGACACCAACGATAACGTCCTTAGTAGATGAGAAAGTCCAGTCTGTGCCACTAGCTGCCACCACTTTTACATCTCCTTCCAATACACCCTCTAGTGTTTCCCCTAAATtaaatgttgaaataaaaaaagaagtagatAAAGAAAGAGGCATTGCTGATGAGAAAATGAAGGACAAAGAGAAGTCAAGTGAGGATGAGGAGAAATATGATATCTCCTCAAAATACCATTACTTGACTGAAAATGACCTAGAAGAAAGCCCTAAGGGGGGATTAGATATATTGAAGTCTTTAGAAAACACAGTTACATCAGCTATAAACAAAGCCCAGAATGGCACGCCAAGCTGGGGTGGCTACCCCAGCATCCATGCTGCCTATCAGCTGCCTAATATGATGAAGCTATCGTTGGGTTCATCTGGGAAGAGTACGCCATTAAAACCTATGTTTGGAAGCAATGAACTAGTATCACCAACTAAAAACCAGCCCTTGGTGTCTCCACCAAGCAGTCAGACCTCGCCGGTGCCAAAAACAAACTTTCACGCCATGGAAGAGTTGGTAAAGAAAGTCACCGAGAAGGTGGCTAAAGtggaggagaaaatgaaagagcCTGAGGGAAAGCTTTCTCCAATGAAGCGTGCGACGCCTTCTCCGTGCAGCAGTGAAGTCAGCGAACCGCTTAAGATGGAGTCCTCCAATGATGGTGGCTTTAAAAGCCAGCAGAACAGCCCAGTTCCTCAGAGAGATGGTTGCAAGGACAGTCCAACTGTAGAACCTGTGGAAAACGGGAAAGAACCCATTAAGTCCATTGTAAGTTCCTTAAGTAGCAGCACAGCTATCATTACTGATCACCCTCCCGAACAGCCATTTGTAAACCCATTAAGCGCACTGCAGTCTGTCATGAATATTCACCTTGGGAAGGCAGCAAAGCCATCTTTGCCTGCCTTGGATCCAATGagcatgctttttaaaatgagcaaCAGTTTGGCGGAGAAGGCTGCAGTGGCCACCCCACCTCTACAGTCCAAAAAAACAGACCACTTAGACCGTTATTTTTATCATGTCAACAATGACCAACCCATAGATTTGACGAAAGGCAAGAGTGACAAAAGCTGCTCTTTGGGTTCAGCGCTTTTGTCATCCACATCGACATCTTCTGCATCTTCTTCATCTACAGTGACAACAGCAAAGACATCTGCAGTCGTGTCATTCATGTCAAACTCGCCGCTACGCGAGAATGCCTTGTCAGATATATCTGATATGCTGAAGAACCTGACAGAAAGTCACACATCAAAATCTTCCACACCTTCCAGCATATCTGAGAAATCTGACATTGATGGTACCACAATAGAGGAACCAGAAGAGAGTACACCAgctcagaaaaggaagggacGTCAGTCTAACTGGAACCCTCAGCACTTGCTCATATTGCAGGCCCAGTTTGCAGCTAGTTTACGGCAGACTTCAGAGGGGAAATACATCATGTCAGACTTGAGCCCTCAAGAAAGAATGCACATTTCCAGGTTTACGGGACTTTCGATGACCACAATTAGCCACTGGCTAGCCAATGTGAAATACCAGCTCCGAAGGACGGGGGGAACTAAGTTCCTTAAAAATTTGGACACTGGGCACCCAGTGTTCTTTTGTAATGACTGTGCTTCACAGATCAGAACTCCTTCAACTTATATCAGTCATCTTGAATCGCATCTGGGTTTCAGGTTAAGAGACTTGTCCAAACTGTCCAGTGAACAGATTAACAATCAGATAGCACAAGCAAAGTCACCGTCTGAAAAGCTGGTGACGTCCTCTCCAGAGGAAGATATCGGAACTTCTTATCAGTGCAAACTTTGTAACAGGACTTTTGCAAGCAAGCATGCCGTTAAACTTCATCTTAGTAAAACACATGGAAAGTCACCAGAGGATCATCTTCTGTATGTTTCAGAGTTAGAGAAGCAGTAG